The DNA window AGGAAGGGCAGGGCCACGAAGGTCTGCGCGATGACCACCGCGGTGGTCGAGAAGGCGATCTGCACCCCCAGCACCTCGAGGTGCCGCCCCAGCAGCCCCTGCCGCCCGAAGGTGTGCAGCAGGGCCACACCCCCCACGACCGGGGGCAGCACCAGCGGGATCAGCACCACCGCCCGCAGCACGGCGAGCCCGCGGAACCGCGAGCGAGCCAGCAGCAGGGCCATCGGGACGCCGAGGAGCACGCACAGCAGCGCGGCGAGCGTGGAGGTGCGCAGGCTCAGCCACAGCGCCGCGAGGCTGGACTCGCTCGTGATCAGCTCGCCGAAGCGGCTCCACGGCACCTGCAGCGCCAGGGAGGCCAGGGGCAGCAGCACGAGCAGGCCGCCGAGCAGGGCCGGGAGCAGCACCCAGCGAGGGAGGGACCTCATGTGCCCGCGAAGCCATGGTCCGCGAGGACGCTCTGCCCCGCCTCCGAGAGCACCAGGTCCACGAAGTCCTGCCCGAGCTCGGCGTGCTGCGACCCCTTCACCGTGGTGAGCGGGTAGGTGTTCACCGCCTTCTCGGCCTCGGGGAATCCGATCCCGTCGACCGCGCCGCCGGCGCGGCGGATGTCGGTCGCGTACACGAGCCCGGCATCGGCCTCCCCGCTGGAGACCTTGGTCAGGACATCGGTGACCGACTGCTCCTCGCTGACGGGGGCGAAGGTGAGCCCTGCGGCGGACTCGACGGCGGCGGCCGCCGCACCGCAGGGGACCGCCGGTGCGCACAGGACGAGGTTCAGGCCGTCCTCGGTGAGAGAGGCGAGATCGGTGACGCCGGCGGGATTCCCGGCGGGCACCGCGATCATCAACGTGTTGGTGGCGAAGGGGACGGGATCGGCGTCCGCCAGCCCCGCCTCGACGACGGTGGCCATGGTCGCCTCGTCGGCGGTGGCGAGGACGTCGGCCGGGGCTCCCTGACGGATCTGCTCGGCCAGCGTCGAGGAGCCGGCGTAGCTGATCTCGACCCGCGTCCCCGGGTGCTCCGTCTCGAACCGGTCGCCGATCTCGTCGAAGGGCTCCTGCAGGGAGGCGGCGGCGAAGACGGTCACGGTCGTGTCCTCGCTCGTCGGAGCGTGCGCGGCGCAACCGGTCGTGAGGAGCGCGAGAGCGGCGGTCAGCGCGGTCAGGGAGCGGAGCGGTCCCTTCGGCGGTGTCATGCAGGAGATGCTACCGAGGGTGGCCGGGAACGGGCTCAGGAGACCAGGAGCACGCCGCCGAGCGCGATCGTGGAGACCAGGAGCGTGGACAGCGCGGCGAGGGCGAGGGGGCGCGGCCCCACCTGCAGCAGCCGACGCACCTTCACCCCGGTGCCGAGGGCGAACATCGCCGCGGTGAGCAGAGCGGTCTGCAGCAGGCGGCCGACGTCGAGGACCCCGTCGGGCAGCGGGACGATCGAACGCAGCAGCACCATCGCCAGGAAGCCGAGCACGAACAGCGGCACCAGGGGAGGTCGCCTCCCCTCTGCCCCGCCCTCGCGCCGCTGCTGGAGGCTCAGCACCGCCATCACCGGGGCGAGCAGAAGCACCCGGGCGAGCTTGACGATGACCGCGAGGGTGAGAGCCGCCCCGCCGATCGCCCCGCCCGCGGCGACCACCTGGGCCACCTCATGGATCGAGGCGCCCGCCCATGCCCCGGCGATCTCCGGGTCCAGGTGCAGGACGGCCGCGAGGGCGGGGACCATGAGGATCATGAGGGTCCCGAACAGGACCACCAGGGCGATGGCGGTGATGGTGCGCTCCTCGTGCTCCTCCTCCGGGTCGGTCACCCCTGCCGCCGCCGCGACCGCCGCCGCACCGCAGATCGAGAAGCCGCAGGCGACCAGGATCGTCAGTCCGCGATCCACGCCCAGCGCACGACCGATCAGGACCGTGCCGAGAATGCCACCGGCCACCACGGCCACCACCACCGCGAGCATCGGCGCCCCCAGCGCGAGCAGGTCCTGGAGCGCCACCTGCAGTCCCAGCAGCACGATGCCCGCCCGCAGCAGCTTCTTCGAGGAGACGGCCAGGCCGGGGGAGAGGGCGGCGGGCAGGGGCAGGAGGTTCGCCGACGCGATCCCGGCGGCGATCGCGATCACCAGCGCGCTGACCCCAGGGAGCACCTGGGACAGCAGCAT is part of the Brachybacterium ginsengisoli genome and encodes:
- the modA gene encoding molybdate ABC transporter substrate-binding protein yields the protein MTPPKGPLRSLTALTAALALLTTGCAAHAPTSEDTTVTVFAAASLQEPFDEIGDRFETEHPGTRVEISYAGSSTLAEQIRQGAPADVLATADEATMATVVEAGLADADPVPFATNTLMIAVPAGNPAGVTDLASLTEDGLNLVLCAPAVPCGAAAAAVESAAGLTFAPVSEEQSVTDVLTKVSSGEADAGLVYATDIRRAGGAVDGIGFPEAEKAVNTYPLTTVKGSQHAELGQDFVDLVLSEAGQSVLADHGFAGT
- a CDS encoding ABC transporter permease → MRSLPRWVLLPALLGGLLVLLPLASLALQVPWSRFGELITSESSLAALWLSLRTSTLAALLCVLLGVPMALLLARSRFRGLAVLRAVVLIPLVLPPVVGGVALLHTFGRQGLLGRHLEVLGVQIAFSTTAVVIAQTFVALPFLVISLEGALRTAGTRYEAAAASLGARPSRVLLHVTLPLVLPALLSGTVLSFARALGEFGATITFAGSLQGTTRTLPLEIYLQRESDPDAAVALSFLLVVVAVAVIALARRRSPA
- a CDS encoding YeiH family protein, with product MPRTLPHARPGTTAPASPEPRRGVLPGLALSLAVAAAAMLLSQVLPGVSALVIAIAAGIASANLLPLPAALSPGLAVSSKKLLRAGIVLLGLQVALQDLLALGAPMLAVVVAVVAGGILGTVLIGRALGVDRGLTILVACGFSICGAAAVAAAAGVTDPEEEHEERTITAIALVVLFGTLMILMVPALAAVLHLDPEIAGAWAGASIHEVAQVVAAGGAIGGAALTLAVIVKLARVLLLAPVMAVLSLQQRREGGAEGRRPPLVPLFVLGFLAMVLLRSIVPLPDGVLDVGRLLQTALLTAAMFALGTGVKVRRLLQVGPRPLALAALSTLLVSTIALGGVLLVS